The Dendropsophus ebraccatus isolate aDenEbr1 chromosome 2, aDenEbr1.pat, whole genome shotgun sequence DNA segment tacggcgtgggttgaggtgatctctgacttgtcctctctttagtgtttagtACTGCATtgtaggtagaagtgttgcttcagaaaagaaagtctctgtgttctccatatgtGTCTGTCTACTACCACAGTCCAGACTAGACTGACTTAGACTGAACTGTCCCCATCGGGATTGTGCTGTGTAAAGAGTGCAGGGATAGGTAAAGAAAGAAAAGCATCTCTCGTAGGCTGGCACAAACCAGGTGGTACATAAACAGTAAACCTtaggtgactacagctgtgctaCATAAAACAATGGTTAAACATAACAGTGACACCTTGTGGTAAAAATAAAGAATGCAGCTAAAGGGATAACTTTCTGACCTAAAGCACTTAAATGTGGGAaaccatgtggtgtcccaccacgggtgtttctattggttacacccttcctaaaagcctgtacttattgtaagtggcgatgaaggtagtgataaaattTCAcgactagatgtcgctgttatagatgtgtgtactcagatgctgcacggctgaagtatgtaaagggttattgtttgtttgtatatcacatggatctgtgaacctataggaatcttttcttcttctctcctatcatctctctctttacttcttctattgcactccaCCAACTCACAGTACACTTTAGATACACTGAGGAatgaagtcacatgggtagaggaagtagaTGAGTTTTTTGTAGTGGatattgtagaggaaggatgcaagctagacagctctcaaCAGTGGTcctctttgggccctggccctatgCCAGGTTCCCCTACTCTCagcagttcagtcttagtcagatccccgtatgagtaggaagcaagacaagacacagatcACAGTTTGCTCTCAGTCTACTCTACACAACACTCTGTATTGTTAAAcccctacaggagaggacaagtcagagataacctcaacacacgccgtggactaggagagtcacagtgcaggacagtatccacagacagcagtaagctaggaactaatccggatagagcaaagttgctaagagcctaggaactctatttcgcagcgcggttgtcagcagggaaccctcagcattcctctcatcccaggtagcaaggtctggggccttgtgtcaccctcataggacaggtcccccaacactggtgggcattaggtggtgtgaagactcaaaggtcaaaacatgggcagaagtattctctttttcttctaagtattcttctacctcatcctccaacatcccggcagagcacagtagtatacgggttgggactctcacgacatcttcttctctgctactctgcttctttgtatctctcaacacgctactcagtcagcacgactgtacaacccactgtattcctatcacagatttggttgctgtattatcaagtgttttatcaagtgatttatcaagggaactatcaagtgtgTTATACCCTGTCAAGGGAaaactgtataacttgctgcacacaagtaccttccaAGTAAACAAaaacttatttatgataaagagactcagtgattcttcacctcacaccaacacagtgtacactacagccttgggacatttcccctttctgtgggtggcggttctgatagtccgggagggtcactacaccactccagcCCACCatgatatcatcccaagggaccccgtagcagcccagcaggacactgtccacagggaaacaaggtacaaccggccctttaaaataaaagcaggtgtgccaccatacctgtgtgctcaacTGGcattggcgtcacaacataacatcactgggcccggctgtatctcggccaaccaccatagaactggcgtcacacctcaccacctagcaagtgaccggccgctcctccgacatAACACCTCAGAGGGCATGCCACACACCACACCTATAATTTCTCTATGTAACCGTCCCAGTGATCAGATAAGAAATGTGCAAACACTGACAGCAAGGGGTTGCTGAAAGACAGTGTGGGCAGAAGAGGCAGAACCAGTAGTCAGCTATGCACTGCATTGTCCTGTCACTGGCTGGAGTGGAAAAAGCTCAATGTTGAAGCCACATGACTATGTACAGGATGTTTGTATTCTTGCCTGTGGCATAGAAAGGACACTGTGGTCATAGCTAGTACTGATAATAAAGCTTTGTTGCTTAAACAAATCTGTATATTGGAGTGATTAACTGCAGATTACCACATAGCATTGAGGAAGTATAATACTGTAAAGTAAATACCTGAGGATTTTAAGCGACCAGATTCTTAAGAGACTGCATTGGTAAGGTAAGGCTGTGACACCTTTATGAAAATGgaggagcatttttttttctttttttgagagCAGGGGCATCTGGCGGGTAAAGTAACAATAATTGGATAGTGAGGAAAAGAttgtgttgtcttttttttttcctcattgaaTGTTTTATGACATTTTGGAGGGAACAGTAAGTTGTTGAAgtgcttttttaaaattaatatatTGTTCCTTTTACTCCACTTTgtcgttttttttatttcaaaccgATCCTCCTTGCACTTCTTTCTGTCCCTCCCTTTGTGAAGAGTGTGGACAAATGTGGAAAATGTAAAAGGATTGGAGTTACATATATAAAAGAGAACGTTGGAGGGAGAAAAAGaagcaagaagaaaaaaataaaggagAAAATGAAATggaaataatggaaaaaataaaaaaaggtaatACATTTTTGTTTAAGATTGCAGATAGAGAAGGAGTGGGTAATATCCTGTGTGAGATGCGAGACACCAAAAGGAGGGGATGGGTGGCTCCATAATAGCATCTATATCTCTCAGGGTCTTGAGTGGCAATTCATTATAAAAACTATTAAAGGAGAGGAAcaaaaaggttgaaaaaaaaaatgaaaacatataggagaaaattaaatgaaaaaataaataaataaataaataattaaaaaggtACAAAGGGAAAAAATTCAAGAGAGTGGGGGGGTGAGAGTAAGCAAAATAGATATTGGTGAAAGCAGTTTCTTtgtctctctttttcttttctgttctCTCTTCTTTGGctttcttgttttttcttttttaagtttttttatatACAAGGGAAATAATTGTGTTAATAGGTTAATTTTAATGTGAAGAATATGCATCCAGTTGGGGAGGAAAAAAGATGCTTACATTTATATATGGGATATTaattattaaattaaattaattacTTAACTTTTAGGTAGATTTTAAAGGGGgtgagcaagggggggggggggttgtgggttAAGGATTTGTAATGTTTGCAGTTGTGGGATATGTATtgtatgaaaatgaaaaaataaaatgtaaatgtacACCTTTTAGGCAGAGATCCTGGTAGTATTTTGGTCTGCATTGGGCTCTCATTTCAAAATGTGTTTTAGCCAACACAAGGAGTGAAGCCAACACAGAttgaaattataatggaaagatatgCTTTTTTTCCTGGGCGTTTTGGACCGACTCTTACAAGACTAGGGGCAGTTAAAGTGGCTCTTCTAAGGTACCTATTTCATGAAATGATTATCagctgtacttggccgattaccatcCATTCTGATCGATAATCATTTTGTATAATAGTGTGGTGACCCCTGGTGTaaaggtacggccggtcacttgctagatggtaaagtgtgacgTCAGTTCTGtgatggttggccgagatatagccgggcccagtgatgatatgttgtgacgccagtgccggttgagcacaggtatggtggcaaatatacttttattttaaagggccggttataccttgttccaaTGTGGACAGCCGGGTTGTTGAGGGGCCCCTTGGGCTGTTGTAaccgtggtccggagtggaatgatgacccacccggactattagcACTGCTCTGTGAttgatgaggaatcacagagtttctttatcataaaaaaaatctgttttactCCGAAGACACTTGTATGtagcagatcatacagctttgcattgatataaAACATTTCACTTGACAAGGCACTTGATagcttaggatccagatctgtggtgAGAGTATAGAGACTGGGTTGTGTGCTGAGGTATATAGAAGAATcaaaagagtagagaggaggatggcgTTTCTAGAGTCCCAACCAAAGTactagtgtgctctgccgggatgtcatTGATAGaaatagaatacttgagaagagaaaaAGAATACTTTTGCccttgttttgactctttggtctttgcaccacctattgccctaccagtgtcgggggacccatcctagtgggtgacacaagccccagaccttacctgggatgagcgaatgttgagggttccctgcttacacccacactgcgagatagagttcataggcttctagcaactttgctctatctggatcagtacTTAGCCTTGCTTTATAGATACTGTcatgcactgtgtctctccttgtccaggTCGTgtgttgagatgatctctgacttgtcctctctagtgaagggtttaacactgcatagtgttgagtagagttacttgagaagaatctGTAGGTTGCATGTGCCTAAGTCTGCCtttagactgcacactgagaatggggacctggcagagggccagggcccaactggacatCTGTAAAGAGTGTTCTGGCTTgtttccttcctctacagagtctagatacaaaagacactacacttcctctacccatttgACTTCCTACCTACAGCctctgtaaggtgtgctgtgaattggtgaagagtgcatatgtgaaaagtaaagagagaaatgataggatagaagaagaaagtactctcattggtctacagatccatgtgacatacaaataattaataaccctttcaatactacagctgtgcaataactaagtacatatacttacaacagcgacatcttgtggtgaaactttaacactactacatcaccacttacatccaaaaagtacaggcttttatgaagggtgtaccTAAaaacaacacccgtggtgggacagaACAATAGCTCATGcacaatgtcgactgatcgttgtccttCAGCATGTTGAATAAAAATGGCCACGATGGCAACAGTCTGCTGGCATCCCTCTGCGTGAtaaaagaagcagcagcagcagacggacgctatcttctatgggtcaCTCCCAAAACTGCTCTCGCAACAAGCCCCcggctcgctgtctgtgtgtttAATGGCACAGAAAGAGAGGGCGGAACAAGCAGCAGGttggcactcacttgctcctaaatattggctcttgtaatagggccctaagtgccaCTAAACAATTTTCTAGGCCAGACCAATCTGCCCTACTAAGCAATTGCAGATGTAATAGAAGGTCACAGAGTAAACTGTCTAGCCCATCTAGTGCTAAATTCTAGTGCCAGTGCTTAGCAGGATTGTAGAATGTTCTCCTATGAAAGTGAAGCAGAATGATTACAGGTATGCTGAGCTACTATATTACCTGTAAAGCTGCACAGTGAGCCTATCGAGCAATCTAACACACCAACCTACAGACAGTAAAGAAAGGGGCACGTGATAAGAAGTAACCAAATTGCCACCAAAATTCAATCAAAACTATGTATTGATCTTGTTTTGCTACACtgtatgttttcttttctttttagaaaACGTCAAAATGGAAGAAAGAAACCAAACATCTTGCTTTATAGACCCCAGTGTTGCACATCATATTCTGATtacaatatatattataattttcaTTGGAGGAATAACAGGAATAAGCCTAATGGCCTTCTTGATCACTGGAGAAAACAGATTGTCTGTGACAAACACATCAGTCATCAACCTGGTGGCGGTCCATAgtatttttcttatttctgtaccATTCCGCATTGCATACTATGTCCAGAGGAGATGGAACTATGgactttttttctgtaaaattgTAAGCGCCATGATACACGTCCATATATATGTTTCCTTCATATTTTATGTCATCATGCTGTCAATGAGATACATCAGCTTCTTTAAGAAAAAGAAGAGGATTGAGTTCTATAGAACACTCCATTCAGTAGGAGTCAGTGGAGCTATGTGGATTGTTATATCCATTATTATCCTACCCTCGGTTTTCACACAATATGGTAATTCTGCCAGCTTCAATGACACTGAGTGTTTCCAATTTCAAGACGCATTTCAGAGCCAAGCTGTGATTGTTGTCAACTATCTTTTTTCTTCCATCATCTTCACAGTGGTTAGTTGCCTATTGTGTGTACAAATGTATATTATTATAAATGTCCTGAAACAAGTCCAGAGACCTATTCTTGCCTATCATGAAACCTGGGCCCAACTTAAAAGTCTTTTCTTCATTTTGGTGATGATAACATGTTTCTTCCCTTTCCATATGTTAAAGATCTACTATATGGACCATGCCAAAGAATGCTTCTATATTAATGAAATTTGCCTGAGCATAACCGCACTCAGTTGTCTGGATTTCCTTCTCTTTGCATTAAAAACTTAatataaaaaagtgtttttagttTGTAACATTTGTTACATGATGAAATCACTCTTACAGTGTTGTCAGCTGCATGATTTTCATACTGCATGTTTTAAGCTTTACTCCTGCTTGTTTTGGGGCTTCAAACTCCAAGACAAAAACATGGGTCAGAAATAGTGTACATGTGATCGGACCTTATGTAAGAATTGTCTTCTGACTGTGGAAACTGGCCATAGATGAAGGTTATTTTGAACAATTTCCTTGAATTGCATAATCTAGTTCTGTTACACTCTGTAAGAAATGATTGTACAAACTGTAAAAACTTATAACTGACTAGTTTATAATAAAAcagatctgatttttttttttttaaaaggtggcGTCTTTCTAGAATTTGTAAcgtttcccttttcttctccattcagcCTAGATTGACATGAGGACTACATTTATCTGTAACTTTTTCTTTGTCTTTGCCTGTTCTTTTTTCCAGTATCTTCCACATCAACTCTCCATCCACTTTCCTTTCTGTTGCCTCTTTAACATTACCTTTCTGTGGCTGTtgctgtctccatatagtaataatgtcccctgctgtgcccccatatagtaataatgcctactgctgtgccctcatatagtaataatgcctactgctgtgccttccatatagtaataatgtcccctgctttgcccctatatagtaataatgtttcttgctgtgcccccatatagtattaatgtctcctgctg contains these protein-coding regions:
- the LOC138784181 gene encoding probable G-protein coupled receptor 141, yielding MEERNQTSCFIDPSVAHHILITIYIIIFIGGITGISLMAFLITGENRLSVTNTSVINLVAVHSIFLISVPFRIAYYVQRRWNYGLFFCKIVSAMIHVHIYVSFIFYVIMLSMRYISFFKKKKRIEFYRTLHSVGVSGAMWIVISIIILPSVFTQYGNSASFNDTECFQFQDAFQSQAVIVVNYLFSSIIFTVVSCLLCVQMYIIINVLKQVQRPILAYHETWAQLKSLFFILVMITCFFPFHMLKIYYMDHAKECFYINEICLSITALSCLDFLLFALKT